From Streptomyces sp. NBC_00370, a single genomic window includes:
- a CDS encoding ABC transporter ATP-binding protein produces MGVADVNVKGRVPTVIADDVHIVYRVNGGGGGRGSATAALNRIVRRDKGESRGIRKVHAVRGVTFTAYRGEAIGLIGTNGSGKSTLLRAIAGLLPPESGKVYTDGQPSLLGVNAALMSDLTGERNVVLGGLAMGMSREEVRERYDGIVEFSGINEKGDFITLPMRTYSSGMAARLRFSIAAAKNHDVLMIDEALATGDSKFRIRSEARIRELREEAGTVFLVSHSNKSIRDTCDRVLWLEKGELLMDGPTDEVLKAYEKETGK; encoded by the coding sequence ATGGGCGTGGCTGATGTCAACGTGAAGGGGCGCGTCCCCACCGTCATCGCCGACGACGTGCACATCGTGTACCGGGTCAACGGCGGTGGCGGCGGCCGGGGGTCGGCGACCGCAGCGCTGAACCGGATCGTGCGCAGGGACAAGGGCGAGTCGCGCGGGATCCGCAAGGTGCACGCCGTACGGGGCGTCACCTTCACCGCTTACCGGGGCGAGGCCATCGGCCTGATCGGCACCAACGGCTCGGGCAAGTCGACCCTGCTGCGCGCCATCGCGGGACTGCTGCCGCCGGAGAGCGGCAAGGTCTACACCGACGGCCAGCCCTCACTGCTGGGCGTGAACGCCGCCCTGATGAGTGATCTGACCGGTGAACGCAATGTGGTGCTCGGCGGTTTGGCCATGGGCATGTCGCGGGAGGAGGTGCGGGAGCGTTACGACGGAATTGTCGAGTTCTCCGGCATCAACGAGAAGGGCGACTTCATCACGCTCCCGATGCGCACCTACTCGTCCGGTATGGCGGCCCGGCTGAGGTTCTCCATCGCCGCGGCCAAGAACCATGACGTGCTGATGATCGACGAGGCACTGGCAACCGGCGACAGCAAGTTCCGGATCCGCTCCGAGGCGCGCATCCGCGAACTGCGCGAAGAGGCGGGCACGGTCTTTCTGGTCAGCCACAGCAACAAGTCCATCAGGGACACCTGCGACCGGGTGCTCTGGCTGGAGAAGGGCGAGCTGCTGATGGACGGACCCACCGACGAGGTGCTCAAGGCGTACGAGAAGGAGACCGGCAAGTAG
- the hpnC gene encoding squalene synthase HpnC yields MTGAPQVRPDASSRSTLDKATEENFPVAPFFLPRAWRGDLMAVYGFARLVDDIGDGDLAPGGADARHLGVAEAQADDRLVMLDAFEADLRRVFASGGPEPGHPLLRALVPTVRRRSLSLDPFLGLIAANRQDQLVGRYETYDDLLAYCELSANPVGRLVLEITGTATPERIRRSDAVCTALQIVEHLQDVAEDLGRDRVYLPAADMKRFHVTEADLAEASGNASVRTLIAYEAERAGTLLNEGTPLVGSVHGRLQLLLAGFVAGGRAALASIAAAGHDVLPGPPKPTKPRLLREVGAVLRRAHREG; encoded by the coding sequence GTGACGGGCGCTCCGCAGGTGCGCCCTGACGCCTCGTCGCGCAGCACATTGGACAAGGCCACGGAAGAGAACTTCCCCGTAGCCCCGTTCTTCCTGCCCCGCGCCTGGCGGGGCGATCTGATGGCGGTTTACGGATTCGCGCGGCTCGTGGACGACATCGGCGACGGCGATCTGGCCCCCGGCGGCGCGGACGCGCGCCATCTCGGGGTGGCCGAGGCGCAGGCCGACGACCGGCTCGTCATGCTCGACGCCTTCGAGGCCGACCTCCGACGGGTGTTCGCGTCCGGCGGGCCGGAACCCGGCCATCCGCTGCTGCGGGCCCTGGTGCCCACCGTGCGGCGCAGGTCGCTCAGTCTCGACCCGTTCCTCGGGCTGATCGCCGCCAACCGCCAGGACCAACTGGTGGGGAGGTACGAGACGTACGACGACCTCCTCGCCTACTGCGAGCTGTCCGCCAACCCCGTCGGCCGGCTCGTCCTGGAGATCACCGGGACGGCGACCCCCGAGCGGATCCGCCGCTCCGACGCGGTCTGCACGGCGCTGCAGATCGTCGAACACCTGCAGGACGTGGCCGAGGACCTGGGCCGCGACCGCGTCTATCTGCCGGCCGCCGACATGAAACGGTTCCATGTCACCGAGGCGGACCTGGCCGAGGCTTCGGGGAACGCGTCGGTGCGCACCCTGATCGCCTACGAAGCCGAACGGGCCGGCACCCTGCTGAATGAAGGCACCCCGTTGGTGGGTAGCGTCCACGGCAGGCTCCAGCTGCTGCTCGCCGGATTTGTGGCCGGAGGGCGCGCCGCCCTCGCTTCGATCGCGGCCGCCGGGCACGATGTGCTCCCCGGACCGCCCAAACCCACCAAGCCGCGTCTGCTGCGCGAAGTGGGAGCTGTCTTGCGAAGAGCGCACAGAGAGGGGTGA
- the hpnD gene encoding presqualene diphosphate synthase HpnD, whose product MSRNVEGQTPMSAPVQAAYSYCEAVTGQQARNFAYGIRLLPLEKRQAMSALYALSRRVDDIGDGTLPADAKHARLEETRGLLTRIREGAVDEDDTDPVAVALADAARRFPIPIEGLDELIDGVLMDVRGETYETWDDLKNYCRCVAGAIGRLSLGVFGTGAGVPGAERAAEYADTLGLALQLTNILRDVREDAGNGRTYLPADDLAKFGCSVGFHSATPPAGSDFAGLVHFEVRRARALFAEGYRLLPMLDRRSGACVAAMAGIYRRLLDRIERDPEAVLRGRVSLPGREKAYVAVRGLSGLDARHVSRQTIRRRG is encoded by the coding sequence GTGAGCCGGAACGTGGAGGGACAGACACCCATGTCCGCGCCGGTACAGGCGGCCTACAGCTACTGCGAGGCTGTGACCGGGCAGCAGGCCCGGAATTTCGCCTACGGCATCAGGCTGCTGCCGCTGGAGAAGCGGCAAGCCATGTCCGCGTTGTACGCGCTCTCCCGGCGGGTCGACGACATCGGTGACGGGACGCTCCCCGCCGATGCCAAACACGCCCGCCTCGAAGAGACGCGCGGGCTGCTGACCAGGATCAGGGAAGGCGCCGTCGACGAGGACGACACGGACCCCGTCGCCGTCGCGCTCGCCGACGCGGCGCGCCGCTTCCCGATCCCGATCGAAGGGCTCGACGAGCTCATCGACGGTGTCCTGATGGACGTGCGCGGCGAGACGTACGAGACGTGGGACGACCTCAAGAACTACTGCCGGTGTGTCGCCGGTGCGATCGGCCGGCTCTCGCTCGGCGTGTTCGGCACCGGAGCAGGCGTACCGGGCGCCGAGCGTGCCGCCGAGTACGCCGACACGCTGGGGCTCGCGCTCCAGTTGACCAACATCCTCCGGGACGTACGGGAGGACGCGGGCAACGGGCGTACGTACCTGCCTGCCGACGACCTCGCCAAGTTCGGCTGCTCCGTGGGGTTCCACAGCGCGACCCCGCCGGCCGGCTCCGACTTCGCCGGACTCGTGCACTTCGAGGTGCGCCGCGCCCGCGCGCTGTTCGCCGAGGGCTACCGGCTGCTGCCGATGCTCGACCGGCGCAGCGGCGCCTGCGTCGCGGCCATGGCGGGCATCTACCGCCGCCTCCTCGACCGCATCGAACGTGATCCCGAGGCGGTTCTGCGGGGCAGGGTCTCACTACCGGGGCGTGAGAAGGCGTATGTTGCCGTGCGCGGGCTTTCCGGTCTCGATGCCCGCCATGTCTCCAGGCAGACCATCAGGAGGCGCGGCTGA
- a CDS encoding polyprenyl synthetase family protein has product MSLSTAPTSTGTRGETVPTVPPADPAVDTADVFALLERGRALATPVLRAAVDRLAPPMDTVAAYHFGWIDAEGRPADGDGGKAVRPALALISAEAAGASPETGVPGAVAVELVHNFSLLHDDLMDGDEQRRHRDTVWKVHGPAQAILVGDALFALANEVLLELGTAEAGRATRRLTAATRKLIDGQAQDISYEHRERVTVEECLLMEGNKTGALLACAVSIGAVLGGADDRTADTLESFGHHLGLAFQAVDDLLGIWGDPDATGKQTWSDLRQRKKSLPVVAALAAGGPASERLAELLAADAKSNDFETFSEEEFATRAALIEEAGGREWTSQEARRQHATAIETLAAVDMPEQVRAQLVALADFVVVRKR; this is encoded by the coding sequence ATGAGCCTGAGTACTGCACCGACGAGTACTGGAACAAGAGGAGAGACCGTGCCGACTGTGCCCCCGGCCGATCCGGCTGTCGACACCGCGGACGTCTTCGCGCTCCTGGAGCGGGGACGTGCGCTTGCCACCCCGGTGCTGCGCGCCGCCGTCGACCGGCTCGCCCCGCCCATGGACACCGTCGCCGCCTACCACTTCGGCTGGATCGACGCCGAGGGCAGGCCCGCCGACGGCGACGGCGGCAAGGCCGTACGCCCGGCGCTCGCGCTGATCTCCGCCGAGGCGGCGGGCGCGTCACCCGAGACGGGTGTGCCCGGCGCCGTCGCCGTGGAACTCGTCCACAACTTCTCGCTGCTGCACGACGACCTGATGGACGGTGACGAGCAGCGCAGGCACCGCGACACGGTGTGGAAGGTGCACGGCCCCGCCCAGGCGATCCTCGTCGGCGACGCGCTGTTCGCCCTCGCCAACGAGGTGCTGCTGGAGCTCGGCACGGCCGAGGCAGGCCGCGCGACACGCCGTCTCACCGCCGCCACCCGCAAGCTGATCGACGGTCAGGCGCAGGACATCTCGTACGAGCACCGCGAGCGCGTCACCGTCGAGGAATGCCTGCTGATGGAGGGCAACAAGACCGGCGCCCTGCTGGCCTGCGCCGTCTCCATCGGCGCCGTGCTCGGCGGCGCCGACGACAGGACCGCCGACACACTGGAGTCCTTCGGCCACCATCTCGGCCTGGCCTTCCAGGCGGTGGACGATCTGCTCGGCATCTGGGGCGATCCGGACGCCACCGGCAAGCAGACCTGGAGCGACCTGCGGCAGCGCAAGAAGTCACTGCCGGTGGTCGCCGCGCTCGCCGCGGGCGGGCCCGCTTCGGAGCGGCTGGCCGAACTGCTGGCCGCCGACGCGAAAAGCAATGATTTCGAGACCTTCTCCGAGGAAGAATTCGCCACCAGGGCAGCGCTGATCGAAGAGGCGGGCGGCCGGGAGTGGACCTCTCAGGAAGCCCGCAGACAGCACGCCACCGCCATCGAAACGCTGGCGGCCGTGGACATGCCGGAACAGGTCAGGGCGCAGCTCGTCGCGCTCGCCGACTTCGTCGTCGTACGAAAGAGATGA
- the shc gene encoding squalene--hopene cyclase, with product MTATTDGSTGAMGPRAASANRPTDTTIAAAGDLLVAAERATARSVEYLLGQQDAEGWWKGDLATNVTMDAEDLLLRQFLGIQDAGTTEASALFIRGEQRADGTWATFYGGPGELSTTIEAYVALRLAGDKPDEPHMARASAWVRERGGIAESRVFTRIWLALFGWWKWDDLPVMPPELIFFPKWFPLNIYDFGCWARQTIVPLTIVSAKRPVRPAPFALDELHSDVRRPNPSKPIAPLASWDGVFQRLDKGLHAYHKLAPRSVRRTAMNAAARWIIERQENDGCWGGIQPPAVYSVIALHLLGYDIDHPVMRAGLESLDRFAVRREDGARMIEACQSPVWDTCLATIALADAGLSPDHPALVKAADWMMNEEIARPGDWSVRRPALTPGGWAFEFHNDNYPDIDDTAEVILALRRVKHPVPARLDASVERGARWTMGMQSRNGAWAAFDADNTSPFPNRLPFSDFGEVIDPPSADVTGHVVEMLAYEGKAHHPATRRGVEWLLAEQETNGAWFGRWGVNYVYGTGSVVPALTAAGLPVSHPAVRRAVTWLESVQNDDGGWGEDLRSYREEKWIGHGASTASQTAWALLALLAAGEQESKAVERGIAYLADTQLEDGSWDEPYFTGTGFPWDFSINYHLYRQVFPLTALGRYVNGEPFAVHGRKAS from the coding sequence ATGACAGCGACGACCGACGGAAGCACCGGGGCTATGGGACCCCGCGCAGCCTCGGCCAACCGACCGACCGATACCACCATCGCCGCGGCCGGAGACCTTTTGGTGGCCGCAGAGCGGGCCACCGCACGATCGGTCGAGTACCTGCTCGGCCAGCAGGACGCCGAGGGCTGGTGGAAGGGCGACCTGGCCACCAATGTGACGATGGACGCGGAAGACCTGCTGCTCCGTCAGTTCCTCGGTATCCAGGACGCCGGCACCACCGAGGCGTCCGCACTCTTCATCCGCGGCGAACAGCGCGCCGACGGCACCTGGGCCACCTTCTACGGCGGTCCCGGTGAGCTGTCCACCACCATCGAGGCGTACGTCGCCCTGCGGCTGGCGGGCGACAAGCCCGATGAGCCGCACATGGCGCGCGCCTCCGCCTGGGTACGGGAGCGGGGCGGCATCGCCGAGAGCCGGGTCTTCACCCGGATCTGGCTCGCCCTGTTCGGCTGGTGGAAGTGGGACGACCTCCCCGTCATGCCGCCCGAGCTGATCTTCTTTCCCAAGTGGTTCCCGCTCAACATCTACGACTTCGGCTGCTGGGCCCGGCAGACCATCGTGCCGCTGACCATCGTCTCGGCGAAACGTCCCGTCCGGCCCGCTCCCTTCGCCCTGGACGAGCTGCACAGCGATGTGCGCCGGCCCAACCCGAGCAAGCCGATCGCGCCGCTCGCCAGTTGGGACGGTGTGTTCCAGCGCCTCGACAAGGGCCTGCACGCCTACCACAAGCTCGCCCCGCGCAGTGTGCGGCGTACCGCGATGAACGCGGCGGCGCGCTGGATCATCGAGCGGCAGGAGAACGACGGCTGCTGGGGCGGTATCCAGCCGCCGGCCGTCTACTCGGTGATCGCGCTGCATCTGCTCGGCTACGACATCGACCACCCCGTGATGCGTGCCGGACTCGAATCGCTCGACCGGTTCGCCGTGCGGCGCGAGGACGGCGCCCGGATGATCGAGGCGTGCCAGTCACCGGTCTGGGACACCTGTCTCGCCACGATCGCGCTCGCCGACGCGGGCCTGAGTCCGGACCACCCGGCGCTGGTCAAGGCCGCCGACTGGATGATGAACGAGGAGATCGCGCGGCCGGGCGACTGGTCCGTGCGCAGGCCGGCCCTGACACCGGGCGGCTGGGCGTTCGAGTTCCACAACGACAACTACCCCGACATCGACGACACCGCCGAGGTCATCCTGGCGCTGCGCCGCGTCAAACACCCCGTGCCCGCACGGCTCGACGCCTCCGTCGAGCGCGGCGCCCGGTGGACGATGGGCATGCAGTCACGCAACGGCGCGTGGGCCGCCTTCGACGCCGACAACACCAGCCCGTTCCCCAACAGGCTGCCGTTCTCGGACTTCGGCGAGGTCATCGACCCGCCGTCGGCCGACGTCACGGGACATGTCGTCGAGATGCTGGCCTACGAGGGCAAGGCACACCACCCCGCCACCCGGCGCGGTGTGGAGTGGCTGCTCGCCGAACAGGAGACCAACGGCGCCTGGTTCGGGCGCTGGGGCGTCAACTACGTCTACGGCACGGGCTCCGTGGTGCCGGCGCTGACCGCAGCCGGGCTGCCGGTCTCGCACCCCGCCGTCCGGCGGGCGGTGACCTGGCTCGAATCGGTGCAGAACGACGACGGCGGCTGGGGCGAGGACCTGCGCTCGTACCGCGAGGAGAAGTGGATCGGGCACGGCGCCTCGACCGCCTCACAGACCGCCTGGGCGCTCCTCGCGCTCCTCGCGGCCGGTGAGCAGGAGAGCAAGGCCGTCGAGCGGGGCATCGCCTATCTGGCCGACACCCAGCTGGAGGACGGCTCGTGGGACGAGCCGTACTTCACCGGCACCGGATTCCCGTGGGACTTCTCCATCAACTACCACCTCTACCGGCAGGTGTTCCCCCTCACCGCCCTCGGCCGTTACGTCAACGGGGAACCGTTCGCCGTACACGGCCGCAAGGCGAGCTGA
- a CDS encoding phosphorylase family protein has translation MGRSTGPEGPADPLLIACALGIERFALRGRRGAAGPVTVLRTGMGPDNAERAVARTLGTDRNRDAAVIASGFCAGLTPGMHPGDLIVADETRSAHGVTPCTGTGLLVDALTRAVPGHTVHTGPLTGSDHVVRGQERAELRTTGAIAVDMESAATLRTALSAGPRPVAAVRVVVDAPEHELVRIGTVRGGTTAFRVLRAVLPAFYEWHRSSLLPRR, from the coding sequence ATGGGCAGATCCACCGGCCCCGAAGGCCCCGCCGATCCGCTGCTGATCGCCTGCGCGCTGGGCATCGAGCGGTTCGCCCTGCGCGGCAGGCGCGGCGCGGCGGGGCCGGTGACGGTCCTGCGCACCGGGATGGGGCCCGACAATGCCGAGCGTGCGGTGGCACGCACCCTCGGCACCGACCGGAACAGGGACGCCGCGGTCATCGCGTCCGGTTTCTGTGCCGGTCTCACCCCCGGGATGCACCCGGGGGACCTGATTGTCGCCGACGAGACCCGGAGCGCGCACGGCGTCACGCCCTGCACCGGCACCGGACTGCTCGTCGACGCGCTGACCCGGGCCGTGCCCGGCCACACGGTCCACACCGGACCGCTGACCGGGTCGGACCACGTGGTACGCGGCCAGGAACGGGCCGAACTGCGCACCACGGGGGCGATCGCCGTCGACATGGAGTCGGCGGCGACACTCCGAACCGCTCTGAGCGCCGGGCCCCGCCCGGTCGCGGCCGTACGTGTGGTCGTGGACGCTCCGGAGCACGAGCTTGTCCGTATCGGCACCGTACGCGGCGGCACCACAGCCTTCCGCGTACTGCGTGCCGTCCTTCCGGCCTTTTACGAATGGCACCGTTCTTCGCTGCTCCCCAGGAGGTGA
- the hpnH gene encoding adenosyl-hopene transferase HpnH codes for MAMPLRQTIKIGTYLVEQKIRRREKFPLIVELEPLFACNLKCEGCGKIQHPAGVLKQRMPVAQAVGAVLESGAPMVSIAGGEPLMHPQIDEIVRQLVARKKYVFLCTNAMLLRKKMDKFTPSPYFAFTVHIDGMRERHDESVAKEGVFDEAVEAIKEAKRRGFRVTTNSTFFNTDTPQNIIEVLNYLNDELQVDEMMLSPAYAYEKAPDQEHFLGVEQTRELFKKAFGGGNRRKWRLNHSPLFLDFLEGKADFPCTAWAIPNYSLFGWQRPCYLMADGYVPTYQKLIDETDWSKYGRGKDDRCANCMAHCGYEPTAVLATMGSLKETIRAARETVAGTR; via the coding sequence ATGGCCATGCCGCTCCGCCAGACCATCAAAATCGGAACCTATCTCGTCGAACAGAAGATTCGCAGGCGCGAGAAGTTTCCGCTCATTGTCGAACTTGAACCCCTGTTCGCCTGCAATCTCAAATGTGAGGGCTGCGGCAAGATCCAGCACCCCGCCGGTGTGCTGAAGCAGCGCATGCCCGTTGCCCAAGCCGTCGGTGCCGTGCTGGAGTCCGGCGCCCCGATGGTGTCCATCGCCGGCGGCGAGCCGCTGATGCACCCTCAGATCGACGAGATCGTGCGGCAGTTGGTGGCCAGGAAGAAGTACGTCTTCCTGTGCACCAACGCCATGTTGCTCCGTAAGAAGATGGACAAGTTCACCCCCTCGCCCTACTTCGCCTTCACCGTCCACATCGACGGCATGCGCGAGCGGCACGACGAGTCGGTCGCCAAGGAAGGCGTCTTCGACGAGGCGGTCGAGGCCATCAAGGAAGCCAAGCGGCGCGGCTTCCGGGTGACCACCAACTCGACGTTCTTCAACACGGACACCCCGCAGAACATCATCGAGGTGCTCAACTACCTCAACGACGAGCTGCAGGTGGACGAGATGATGCTCTCGCCCGCCTACGCCTACGAGAAGGCCCCCGACCAGGAGCACTTCCTGGGTGTCGAGCAGACGCGGGAGCTGTTCAAGAAGGCGTTCGGCGGTGGCAACCGGCGCAAGTGGCGGCTCAACCACTCGCCGCTCTTCCTGGACTTCCTCGAAGGCAAGGCCGACTTCCCCTGCACGGCGTGGGCCATTCCCAACTACTCGCTCTTCGGCTGGCAGCGCCCCTGCTACCTGATGGCCGACGGTTACGTCCCGACGTACCAGAAGCTCATCGACGAGACCGACTGGAGCAAGTACGGCCGGGGCAAGGACGACCGGTGCGCCAACTGCATGGCCCACTGCGGCTACGAGCCGACCGCCGTCCTCGCCACCATGGGCTCGCTCAAGGAGACCATCCGCGCGGCGCGCGAGACGGTCGCCGGAACGCGCTGA
- the dxs gene encoding 1-deoxy-D-xylulose-5-phosphate synthase — MTILENIRGPHDLKALATSELGELAEDIRQFLVRAVARTGGHLGPNLGVVELTIALHRVFDSPVDRVLWDTGHQSYVHKLLTGRQDFSKLRAKGGLSGYPSRAESPHDVIENSHASTVLGWADGLAKARDVRGTDHHVVAVTGDGALTGGMAWEALNNIAAAPDRPLIIVVNDNERSYAPTIGGLADHLATLRTTDGYERALAWGKERLQSAPVVGRQLYESLHGAKKGFKDTFAPQGMFEDLGLKYIGPVDGHDVEAVESALDRAKRFHGPVLVHVLTEKGRGYPPALEDEADHFHTVGVMDPLTCEPLVAPGAPSWTSVFGDEIAAIGAERPDVVAVTAAMLHPVGLTKFAERFPERVWDVGIAEQHATVSAAGLATGGLHPVVAVYATFLNRAFDQLLMDVALHKLGVTFVLDRAGVTGVDGPSHNGMWDMSILQCVPGIRIAAPRDADQLRAQLREAVEVDDAPTVLRFPKESVGEPVPAVGRVGGLDVLHRPDEGTADVLLVAVGVLAATCLQAAELLAGAGVRCTVVDPRWVRPVDEHLAPLAAQHRLVAVVEDNSRSGGVGWAVGQSLRDAGVDVPLRTFGIPEQFLAHAKRGEVLAEIGLTPVEIAGRISAALAHKESTE, encoded by the coding sequence GTGACGATCCTGGAGAACATCCGGGGGCCGCACGACCTCAAGGCGCTGGCGACAAGTGAACTCGGTGAACTCGCCGAGGACATCAGGCAATTCCTGGTCCGGGCAGTGGCCAGAACCGGCGGACATCTCGGGCCCAACCTCGGCGTGGTGGAATTGACCATCGCCCTGCACCGGGTCTTCGACTCGCCCGTCGACCGCGTCCTGTGGGACACCGGGCACCAGAGCTACGTCCACAAACTCCTCACCGGGCGGCAGGACTTCTCCAAGCTGCGGGCGAAGGGCGGCCTCTCCGGCTACCCCTCACGCGCCGAGTCCCCGCACGACGTCATCGAGAACTCCCACGCGTCGACCGTGCTCGGCTGGGCCGACGGCCTCGCCAAGGCCCGGGACGTACGCGGCACGGACCACCATGTCGTCGCCGTCACCGGCGACGGGGCGCTCACCGGCGGGATGGCCTGGGAGGCGCTGAACAACATCGCCGCCGCCCCGGACCGCCCCCTGATCATCGTCGTCAACGACAACGAACGCTCCTACGCGCCGACGATAGGCGGCCTCGCCGACCACCTGGCGACGCTGCGCACCACGGACGGCTACGAACGGGCGCTGGCCTGGGGCAAGGAGCGACTGCAGAGCGCCCCCGTGGTGGGCAGACAGCTCTACGAGTCGCTGCACGGCGCCAAGAAGGGGTTCAAGGACACCTTCGCCCCGCAGGGCATGTTCGAGGACCTCGGCCTCAAGTACATCGGCCCGGTCGACGGACACGACGTCGAGGCCGTGGAGTCAGCGCTGGACCGCGCCAAACGGTTCCACGGGCCCGTCCTGGTGCACGTACTGACCGAGAAGGGCCGAGGCTACCCGCCGGCCCTTGAGGACGAGGCCGACCACTTCCACACCGTCGGTGTGATGGACCCACTGACCTGTGAACCGCTCGTGGCACCCGGCGCCCCTTCCTGGACGTCGGTGTTCGGCGACGAGATCGCCGCCATCGGCGCCGAGCGGCCCGACGTCGTCGCCGTCACGGCGGCCATGCTGCACCCCGTGGGACTGACCAAGTTCGCCGAGCGCTTCCCCGAGCGGGTCTGGGACGTGGGCATCGCCGAACAGCACGCGACCGTCTCGGCGGCGGGACTCGCCACCGGCGGACTGCATCCGGTCGTCGCCGTCTACGCCACCTTCCTCAACCGCGCCTTCGACCAGCTGCTGATGGATGTGGCGCTGCACAAGCTCGGTGTCACCTTCGTCCTGGACCGGGCCGGGGTCACCGGGGTCGACGGCCCCTCGCACAACGGCATGTGGGACATGTCGATCCTGCAGTGTGTCCCCGGGATCCGGATCGCGGCACCCCGGGACGCCGACCAGCTCAGGGCCCAACTGCGCGAAGCCGTCGAGGTGGACGACGCGCCGACGGTGCTGCGCTTCCCCAAGGAGTCGGTGGGCGAGCCCGTACCGGCCGTGGGACGGGTGGGCGGTCTTGACGTCCTGCACAGGCCCGACGAAGGGACCGCCGACGTCCTGCTCGTCGCCGTCGGGGTGCTGGCTGCCACCTGTCTGCAGGCGGCGGAGCTGCTCGCCGGAGCGGGCGTGCGCTGCACCGTCGTCGACCCGCGGTGGGTGCGGCCCGTCGACGAACACCTCGCACCGCTCGCTGCCCAGCACCGGCTCGTCGCCGTCGTCGAGGACAACAGCCGTAGCGGCGGGGTCGGTTGGGCGGTCGGACAGTCACTGCGGGACGCCGGGGTTGACGTACCGCTGCGGACGTTCGGCATCCCCGAGCAGTTCCTGGCACACGCCAAACGCGGTGAGGTACTGGCCGAGATCGGACTGACACCGGTGGAGATCGCAGGACGGATCAGTGCCGCCCTGGCACACAAGGAGAGCACGGAATGA
- a CDS encoding aspartate aminotransferase family protein, which produces MTQPTEEPKGFDLTQLLAERGAERYELHTKYLNHQLPRMLHTIGFDRVYERAEGAYFWDAEGNDYLDMLAGFGVMGLGRHHPVVRKALHDVLDASLADLTRFDCQPLPGLLAEKLLAHTPHLDRVFFGNSGTEAVETALKFARYATGKPRILYASHAFHGLTTGSLSVNGEASFKDGFAPLLPDTAIPLGDLDALERELKRGDVAGFVVEPIQGKGVHETPPGFLLGAQELLRKHKALLIADEVQSGLGRTGDFYAYQHEAGVEPDLVCVAKALSGGYVPVGATLGKDWIFKKVYSSMDRVLVHSASFGSNAQAMAAGLAVLSVMEDEQIVANARTTGDLLRTRLAELVPRYELLHDVRGRGLMIGIEFGRPNSIKLRSRWTMLQAARKGLFAQMVVVPLLQKHRILTQVSGDFLEVIKLIPPLTIGEREVDRFVDAFTAVMDDAHGGGGLMWDFGKTLVKQAVANR; this is translated from the coding sequence ATGACCCAGCCCACGGAGGAGCCCAAGGGCTTCGACCTGACGCAGCTCCTCGCCGAGCGCGGCGCCGAGCGCTACGAACTGCACACCAAATACCTCAACCACCAACTCCCGCGCATGCTCCACACGATCGGCTTCGACCGGGTCTACGAGCGGGCCGAGGGCGCCTACTTCTGGGACGCCGAGGGCAACGACTACCTCGACATGCTGGCCGGCTTCGGTGTGATGGGCCTCGGCCGTCATCACCCCGTCGTCCGCAAGGCGCTGCACGACGTGCTCGACGCCTCGCTGGCCGACCTCACCCGCTTCGACTGCCAGCCGCTGCCGGGACTGCTCGCCGAGAAGCTGCTGGCCCACACCCCGCACCTGGACCGGGTGTTCTTCGGCAACAGCGGCACCGAAGCGGTCGAGACCGCGCTGAAGTTCGCCCGCTACGCCACCGGCAAGCCCAGGATCCTCTACGCCTCGCACGCCTTCCACGGACTGACCACGGGATCGCTCTCGGTCAACGGCGAGGCCAGCTTCAAGGACGGCTTCGCGCCGCTGCTGCCCGACACCGCGATCCCGCTCGGTGATCTGGACGCGCTGGAGCGGGAGTTGAAGCGCGGCGATGTGGCCGGCTTCGTCGTGGAGCCGATCCAGGGCAAGGGCGTGCACGAGACACCGCCCGGATTCCTGCTCGGCGCCCAGGAGTTGCTGCGCAAGCACAAGGCGCTGCTGATCGCCGACGAGGTGCAGAGCGGGCTCGGCAGGACCGGCGACTTCTACGCCTACCAGCACGAGGCCGGTGTGGAGCCGGACCTGGTCTGTGTGGCGAAGGCGCTCTCCGGCGGCTACGTACCCGTCGGCGCGACCCTCGGCAAGGACTGGATCTTCAAGAAGGTCTACTCGTCGATGGACCGGGTGCTCGTCCACTCGGCGAGCTTCGGCTCCAACGCGCAGGCCATGGCGGCGGGACTCGCCGTCCTGTCCGTGATGGAGGACGAGCAGATCGTCGCCAACGCCAGGACCACCGGCGATCTGCTCAGGACCCGGCTGGCCGAGCTGGTGCCGCGCTACGAGCTGCTGCACGACGTGCGCGGCCGGGGGCTGATGATCGGCATCGAGTTCGGCCGGCCGAACTCGATCAAGCTGCGGAGCCGCTGGACCATGCTCCAGGCGGCCCGCAAGGGGCTCTTCGCGCAGATGGTCGTCGTACCGCTGCTCCAGAAGCACCGCATCCTCACCCAGGTGTCCGGCGACTTCCTCGAAGTGATCAAGCTGATTCCGCCGCTGACCATCGGTGAGCGTGAGGTGGACCGGTTCGTGGACGCCTTCACCGCCGTCATGGACGACGCGCACGGCGGCGGCGGACTGATGTGGGACTTCGGCAAGACACTGGTGAAGCAGGCGGTCGCCAACCGATAG